A stretch of Roseofilum capinflatum BLCC-M114 DNA encodes these proteins:
- a CDS encoding DUF2283 domain-containing protein, translating into MKIKYDRQVDILRITFKEAMITESDEETPGMILDFDEHGNVVGIEILQASQHIDNPEGIEYSISPSILISSKLT; encoded by the coding sequence ATGAAAATCAAATACGATCGCCAAGTTGATATCCTACGCATCACCTTTAAAGAAGCAATGATTACCGAAAGTGACGAAGAAACACCCGGTATGATCCTAGACTTCGATGAGCATGGTAATGTGGTCGGGATCGAGATCCTGCAAGCCTCTCAGCACATTGATAACCCTGAAGGCATAGAATACAGTATCAGTCCATCAATACTGATATCGTCGAAACTAACATGA